In Candidatus Zixiibacteriota bacterium, the genomic stretch CTACCCACACGATAATAAACTGGTTCACGTTTGCGAACTTGATGATGGTCAGAAAGTTTTTGAATTTGTACGTTACAATAATCCCTGGGGTAAGTACTCCAACGCTAACGAGGAATTTTTCGCACATCAGCTCGGCCCGGATCAGGTTGATGACCTCGTTGAAAAACAGGGCTATATGATCTTCTACACGCATTTGGGAACCAATCCACATCAACCATATCTGTCACCGTCAACAGTAGATGCTTTGCGATACATAGAGGAGAAGCATGATCGGGGAGAGCTCCTGGTCGCAACGACCTCACAATTATTGAACTACTATGTCAACCAGAAACACCTATTCTGGCGAGAGGAAAACAGGCACGGTAGCTTGCACATAATGATCGATAGTATCGCTAATGAAGTAGAGGGATCCTATGTACCGAGCCACAAGGATCTTGCCGGAATAACTTTCTACGTTCCCGAAGATTGTGACGTAGTTCTGAGCGTAAACGGTGAACCTGTTCCGTTTGTGCGAAATGTAAAAGACCAGACCGGCAAAGAATCAGTTTCGATACCCTGGCGACGATTGGCGTTCCCTGATTCTGAGACACCGTTACCGCAGAACTGATGGAAGTAGAGACCGTCTTCAAACCTGTCATCCCAAGAGAGCATTGGCAGGTTTATGGCAAAACACTTACCGATTCCAATCAAGGCAGCCGTCGAAATATTCGACTTCTACAAAGATGATATTCGCAACGAGTACAGGTACGCGGCAGACATAAAAGTCTGCCGCGCATCTATTCTTACATTTAGAATCCGTAGATCTCACCATACTTGGTGTTCATATAGTCGATCAATGGTTTGTGATCCAGCGGTTTGCCGGTGACTTTCTTGCACAAGTCCCGTGCCCGATAGCGCTGACCATGAATGTGAATGTTCTCAAGCAACCACTGCCGCAGGTTTGTAAACTCGCCGCGCTCGAACTGCTGATCCAGGTCAGACATATCCTGTTTGGCCTTGTCAAAGAAACAGGCGCTGTACAAATTGCCCAGAGTGTAAGTCGGGAAATACCCTACTAACCCCGCCGACCAATGGACATCCTGAAGGCAACCATTGGAGTCCTTGTCGACTTCGATACCAAAGTATTTCTTGAAACGACTGTTCCATTCACCAGGTAAATCGGCCGGTTTGAGATCGCCGGTCAGGAGTACCCGCTCCAACTCGAAGCGGAGAAGAATGTGCAGATTGTATGTAGCTTCATCGGCCTCGACGCGGATAAACGACGGCGTGACATTGTTGATAGCGCCATAGAAATCATCGAGCGAAACACCGGCCAGGGATTTCCTGAACAGTCGTTGTGCTTGCGGCAGGAAGTATTTCCAGAATGATTTGGAGCGACCTACCTGGTTCTCCCACATACGCGACTGTGACTCATGGATACCCAGCGAAACCGCCTCGCCCATTGGCAGGCCGAAATTGTTGGCCTTGTCCAGTCCAGCTTCATAAAGACCGTGCCCAGCTTCGTGCATAGTGCCAAACAGGGCATCGTTGAGACGATTGGGATTGTAACGAGTGAGAATACGCGTATCGCCGTAACCAATGCCGGTGCAGAACGGATGGGTCGTTATGTCCAGCCGCCCGGTGTTAAAGTCGAAGCCCATCGCCGCCGCCACCGATTCACCAAAGATCTTCTGAAGATTGACGTCATACTCGCGCTCGACAATCGACACATCAGGTTTTTTTGGGGCGTCTTTGACCTTTTTCAACATAGTAACCAATTCGTTGCGCAGATTCTTAAAAACATCTACGATGTCGTCAACTGTCGCGCCCGGTTCGTAATCATCCAGCAGAGCATTGTATGGTTCCCCTTCGTAGCCATAGGCTTCCGCTTTCCTCTTCTCCAGAGCGAGCACCTTTTCCAGCCACGGCAGGAAAATCTTGAAATCGGATTTGGCTCGGGCATTTACCCAATGTTCGTTAGCAAGAGCGGTCGTCTTGGTGATCTCTTC encodes the following:
- a CDS encoding carboxypeptidase M32 yields the protein MSAKASYDELVERCKKISLLGSTGSILYWDQHTFMPAGGAALRADQLGLLSNLTHTQFTDPKVGELISELEQSDIVKDATSPEAANIRELRWQYDKQTKLPTDLVEEITKTTALANEHWVNARAKSDFKIFLPWLEKVLALEKRKAEAYGYEGEPYNALLDDYEPGATVDDIVDVFKNLRNELVTMLKKVKDAPKKPDVSIVEREYDVNLQKIFGESVAAAMGFDFNTGRLDITTHPFCTGIGYGDTRILTRYNPNRLNDALFGTMHEAGHGLYEAGLDKANNFGLPMGEAVSLGIHESQSRMWENQVGRSKSFWKYFLPQAQRLFRKSLAGVSLDDFYGAINNVTPSFIRVEADEATYNLHILLRFELERVLLTGDLKPADLPGEWNSRFKKYFGIEVDKDSNGCLQDVHWSAGLVGYFPTYTLGNLYSACFFDKAKQDMSDLDQQFERGEFTNLRQWLLENIHIHGQRYRARDLCKKVTGKPLDHKPLIDYMNTKYGEIYGF